Genomic window (Spirosoma sp. KCTC 42546):
TTGGGTGCGTCTATCTGGAAAAGAAAGGTCCTGATTTATACCTGGGGATGCTCACCGTTTCGCCCGAAGCGCAGACGGGTGGCATTGGTAAACAATTGATGGCCGCTGCCGAGCAAACCGCTATAGTCCAGCATTGTCGGGCCATTACGATGACGGTTATTACGGTTCGTCATGAACTGATTGCCTGGTATGAACGACGTGGCTATCAGTCAACAGACGAACGGATACCTTTTCCCAACAACCCGAATTTAGGGATACTCAAACAGCCCCTGGAATTCATGGTCATGGAAAAAGTGTTGACATAATCAGGAGAAACTAGCCCTACCAGATCCGATTTGCGCGCCAATTACCGGGGTGCCTCTTTTCTCGATTAGATACACAACAAAGAAAAAAAAGAGACGCGAAAGCCTTTTGGGACAAAAGTACCTTTGCGTTTGCCGATTTAACTCTATAATTTCACCACATTAAACCGAAACAACGATACCACAAGCCTTATGTCAGCTTCCAAACGCGTCCTGATTGCCGAAGATAGCTCCGTTATCCAGAATCTGGCCCGCAAAATACTTGAGTTTCAGAATTATGACATCACCGCCGTTAAAAACGGAGAACAAGTGTTGCAGATTCTGGAGAAAGAAGACTTCAGTATTCTCCTGTTAGACATCAATATGCCGTTGATGGATGGTATGGAATGCGTTCGGCGGGTTCGGGCGTTACCTGAAAAAGAAAAAGCCAGCGTACCCATTGTTGCCATCACGGGTAATGCTAAAAACTACACCGAGGAAGAATTTAAGACCGCCGGTTTCAACGATGTTCTTGTAAAACCCCTCAACTTCGACCGTCTGGTAGAAGTCGTTAATCAGCTTACAGACAAATAAAAAGGGAGGAAAGGAGGATGGAGGAAAGGGAGTAAAGGGTTTATACTACCAAATCCCTCTCCTCCCTTTTCTCCATCCTCCCTTTCCTCCTTATGATTATCACATTGCTGGGTACAGGAACATCGTCGGGCGTGCCACTCATTGGCTGCCAGTGTGATGTTTGCCGGTCAGTCGATTTTCGGGATAAGCGGCTTCGTACCTCAGCCCATATTTCGGTGAATGGGCGCAGTTTTGTGATCGATACGGGTCCTGACTTTCGCCAACAGGTACTTCGACTGAATTTGCTGCAACTCGATGCCGTTCTGTTCACCCATGAACATAAAGATCACACGGCGGGCTTAGATGAGGTGAGAGCCTATAATTTCCGGTCCGGGCAGGATATGCCTGTGTATGGTCGCCCAACTGTACTGGCGCAGTTACAGCGCGAATTTGCCTACATTTTTGCCGAGCATAAGTATCCCGGCACGCCCCACGTTCTGTTGAACGAAATCCGTAACGAGCCCTTTGAGGTTTTGGGCATCCCGATTATCCCAATCGAGGTCATGCACCACAAACTTCCCGTATTTGGCTACCGAATCGGCGATTTCAGCTACCTCACCGATCTTAATTACATTGCTGACGAGGAGTTGGAAAAAGTAAAAGGCTCTAAAGTACTAGTAGTCGATGCACTTCAGCGTCAGGCCCATATTTCGCACTTCACGCTCGATCAAGCCATTGCCCTGGCGCAACGCGTCAATGCCGACCGCACCTATTTCGTGCACATCAGCCACAAACTTGGTCTGCATAACGAGGTCGAGAAAGAGCTTCCGGCTGGCATTCGCCTTGGCTATGATGGTTTGCAAATTCGGTTGTAGGAGTTACAACTAATAGTTTTCTTTTATCAACTACAGCAGTAAGGGCAGCTACGGCAAACCAAATCCCGTAGGGATAGCTCATGTTGTAGCCGTGGGTTCTAACCTACAGGCTAAATCGCCAGACCCGTTTCGGCATCAAAAAAGTGGCATTGATCAAGATTCCAGAACAGATTGACAGGTTGTCCGAACGGGGCAACATAGCCCGCCGATAAACGGGCAATTAGCCGTCCCTCATCAATCGGGCAGTAGACCAGCGTTTCGTTGCCCATGTTCTCAATAGCCTCAATCGTTACGGGTTGTACATGAACGGCCTGCGCTACCGGTGGCTGCTCACTGAGGTGTTCGGCCCGGATACCAAGCGTAATGGGCTTACCCGCATACAGCCGTAATCGGCTGGCCCAGGGCAATGTTGACAGATCAATCAGTACTTGATTACCCGCACTAATAAAGCGTAATGAGGTATCATCCACAAGACGACCCGGCACGAAATTCATAGGTGGTGTGCCAATAAATCCGGCCACGAACTGCGTTGCGGGATGGTTGTATAAGTTAATCGGCGTATCCTGTTGCACCACATCACCATCGCGCAGCACCACGATCCGGTCGCCGAGGGTCATGGCTTCCACCTGATCGTGAGTGACGTAAATAATCGTCGCGTTCAGTTCCCGGTGAAGTTTCTGCAATTCGATCCGCGTTTGCACCCGCAGTTTCGCGTCCAGGTTACTCAGGGGCTCGTCAAATAAAAACACCTTGGGGTTGCGCACAATGGCCCGCCCAATGGCCACCCGCTGCCGTTGTCCCCCCGACATATCCTTAGGCTTTCGATCCAGTAATGCTTCTATTTCGAGCATAGTAGCCGCCCGATTGACCCGCTGTTTGATATCCTCTTTCGGTAAACCCGCCAGCTTTAACCCAAAAGCCATATTATCAAACACAGTCATGTGCGGATAGAGGGCATAGTTCTGAAACACCATGGCAATGTCGCGGTCTTTGGGGGGTACGTCATTAACGCGTTTCCCGTCGATCAGCAGCTCGCCCTCGGTGATTTCTTCCAGACCTGCAATCATGCGCAGCAACGTCGATTTGCCACAACCCGACGGCCCAACGAGCACCAGAAATTCCCGGTCGTTGACGGTTATGTTGACGTCCCGAATAACGCGTGGGCCTTTCTCGTAGGCTTTGGCAATATGCACCAGTTTAACTTCTGCCATAATTAAGGGTATTTGTTTGCCTGGGTTACGGCATCGGGGTAATTCTCCAGTCGCTGAAAAGCCAGCAACGCTTCAATGGTGGACTCAGCACCCGAGTTTTTATTGATCTGAGTATCCGACGTAATCCCATCGAAGCCCAGACCAGTTGTTTTATCATACATAGTTGCTTTCGCGGGGTTATTGCCTAAAAACCAGCCCGCCAGTTGCCCCGCCAGCGTAACGTATTGGGCATCTTTTGTCTGGTCATACAGTTCGAGTGCCGCCCACACCATTGGCCGCACGCCATAGGCAATCTGCGAAAAACGCGATTTTTTACCGAAGGTAAGCACTGTGCCCTGCTGACTCACATCAAACGATTCCAGAAAACCCTCTTTGAGCAAATACGGATAAAAGTTATCAATTTCCCGTTTGGCAACGGCAATCCAGTCGGCGCGGTTCAGGGCTTTACCCACCCGTAAAAGTGCATAGGACTGATCACTCCCATAGGCATGCCAGCCATTGTCGAAACTTAAAATCGCCCCATACGGCACCTGATCAGGTCCGCCGAACTGCATCTGAACAATCCCATCGCCCAGCGTACCAATCAGCTTAAGAACCTGACTATCGGGAGTTTGTTGCTGGTAGTTGAGCAGCCCGAGCATCATGATAGCTGCCTGATCGGAGCCGGAACCGTAGGGCAACCAGGTTGGAATTTTCAGCCCCTTCACAAAATTGTAGGCCTGGGCTTTACTACCAAAATCCCGAACCATATTCGTTACGAGCCGCTGACTGGCCGTTTGCAGGCGCGTGGCTAGCGCAGGATCGGCCGTTTTGTAATACGTATACGCTTCGGTCAGGCTCCAGAGCGCCCGCCACGACCACCAGTTAGGCTGGTTGATGCTGGTACTCCCCGACTTGTTGATCGACAGGTTGCCAAAGATGAAATTATAGAAGTAGCCGTTATCCGACTGCATCTGTAACACGAATTCCGTCAGCTTACGCAGCTTATCCTGCTTGGCAGTATTGGTCGTCAAATCGGGTTCGTTTACCAGAAACAGAACCGTTCGGGCTATATCATCGACGCAGGCCGCTCCTTCGTCGTCGTCGGCAACCCACTTATAATCAGGATACTCGCTATAGATATTAATCAACCCCACATCAGCACCATTCAGTTTGACAGCCTGGTACAACTGATCGAGGTGAATGGTATTAACCAGTCGGGCACTCACTGGCGTGGGTTGAACCGGCTGGTTCTTGTTACAGGAAACCGATAACAGCGGAAGCTGAAACAGGAAAAGCCAGAGGAAACGATAATGGGTTTTCATAGCGATAGAGTAGTTGGTTAATGGATAATGGTTAATGCACAATGAATAATTTATAATGCATAATGACCTAACTATCAACTAAATAACATTATTCATTATTCATTATTCATTATTCATCAGTTAATCTTTCAACCCCGACGAGGCCATACTGCGGATAAAATGTTTTTGAAAAAACAGGTATACAATCAGAATTGGCAGGGCCAGCATGACGGCTGCGGCAATCTTCACACCTAATTGCGCATCGGCCCGGCCACCTACCGAAAATAGCGTCACCATCTGGGGCATGGTCATAGTCGATTCATTACGAATTACGATCAGTGGCCAGAGGGCTTCGTTCCACAAACCCATGAATGTCAGAATGGTAATGGTCAGAACGGTTGGAATAATGTTGGGTAGCAGAATCTGAAAAATGATGCGCAACTCCCCACAACCATCAATTCGGGCGGCATCGATCAAGGCCTGGGGTAATCCGGCAAACGCCTGCCGAAACAGCAGCACCGCCAACGAGTTCATCACAAACGGAACAATCAGCGCAAAATACGAATCCACCCAACCCAGCTTCACCATCGTGATGTAGTTGGGAATCAGCGTGATCTGAAAAGGCAGCGTCATTGTAAAAATGATGAGGTAGAAAATCAGGTTACGCCCTCGGAACCGCAGTCGCGCGAGTGCATAGCCGACCATAGCTCCCAAAACCAGCACTAACCCTGTCGTGACGAGTGCCACCAGCAAGCTATTGATGAAGGCCCGACCGAGTGGTATCCGCTCAAAAACGGTGGTATAGTTTCGGATCGTCAGGTCAATAGGCAATAGCGTCAGCGAGCCAATCCCCTGCTCCGACGACAACGACGCGCTCACCATCCAGACAAACGGATAAATGAACGACAGAGCCGCCAGGATTAGAAATGTATATCGGAGTAGTTTCATACCATAAAGAGTGAATGGGTGAAAGAGTGAATGAGTGACGAGGCATCTTGAGGTTGATGAAGCGCTCTTTCACTCATTCGCTCTTTCGCTCTTTAAATTTCCTGTTCGACGTATCGTTTTTGAATCGCTACCACACCTAAAATCAAGAGTGCAAAAAAGAACCCCAACGTGGCCGAATAGCCCATGTGGTAGTACTGAAAGGCCTGTTTGTAAATGTACATGACCGCCG
Coding sequences:
- a CDS encoding ABC transporter ATP-binding protein, which codes for MAEVKLVHIAKAYEKGPRVIRDVNITVNDREFLVLVGPSGCGKSTLLRMIAGLEEITEGELLIDGKRVNDVPPKDRDIAMVFQNYALYPHMTVFDNMAFGLKLAGLPKEDIKQRVNRAATMLEIEALLDRKPKDMSGGQRQRVAIGRAIVRNPKVFLFDEPLSNLDAKLRVQTRIELQKLHRELNATIIYVTHDQVEAMTLGDRIVVLRDGDVVQQDTPINLYNHPATQFVAGFIGTPPMNFVPGRLVDDTSLRFISAGNQVLIDLSTLPWASRLRLYAGKPITLGIRAEHLSEQPPVAQAVHVQPVTIEAIENMGNETLVYCPIDEGRLIARLSAGYVAPFGQPVNLFWNLDQCHFFDAETGLAI
- a CDS encoding GNAT family N-acetyltransferase; the encoded protein is MNEQISPATEQDIPALDKLVNSAYRGESSKKGWTTEANLIDGIRTNEEGLRTMLQTPDATIIKYEEAGQLLGCVYLEKKGPDLYLGMLTVSPEAQTGGIGKQLMAAAEQTAIVQHCRAITMTVITVRHELIAWYERRGYQSTDERIPFPNNPNLGILKQPLEFMVMEKVLT
- a CDS encoding response regulator; this encodes MSASKRVLIAEDSSVIQNLARKILEFQNYDITAVKNGEQVLQILEKEDFSILLLDINMPLMDGMECVRRVRALPEKEKASVPIVAITGNAKNYTEEEFKTAGFNDVLVKPLNFDRLVEVVNQLTDK
- a CDS encoding MBL fold metallo-hydrolase, with translation MIITLLGTGTSSGVPLIGCQCDVCRSVDFRDKRLRTSAHISVNGRSFVIDTGPDFRQQVLRLNLLQLDAVLFTHEHKDHTAGLDEVRAYNFRSGQDMPVYGRPTVLAQLQREFAYIFAEHKYPGTPHVLLNEIRNEPFEVLGIPIIPIEVMHHKLPVFGYRIGDFSYLTDLNYIADEELEKVKGSKVLVVDALQRQAHISHFTLDQAIALAQRVNADRTYFVHISHKLGLHNEVEKELPAGIRLGYDGLQIRL
- a CDS encoding carbohydrate ABC transporter permease yields the protein MKLLRYTFLILAALSFIYPFVWMVSASLSSEQGIGSLTLLPIDLTIRNYTTVFERIPLGRAFINSLLVALVTTGLVLVLGAMVGYALARLRFRGRNLIFYLIIFTMTLPFQITLIPNYITMVKLGWVDSYFALIVPFVMNSLAVLLFRQAFAGLPQALIDAARIDGCGELRIIFQILLPNIIPTVLTITILTFMGLWNEALWPLIVIRNESTMTMPQMVTLFSVGGRADAQLGVKIAAAVMLALPILIVYLFFQKHFIRSMASSGLKD